One genomic segment of Bacteroidota bacterium includes these proteins:
- a CDS encoding thiamine pyrophosphate-dependent enzyme has product GGNHLIHMIRRNLDVNLLLFNNQIYALTKGQYSPTTPMGQITKTSPQGTIEHPFNAGELVMGAQGTFFARVVDTNPQMMTEAMFEAAKHDGTSIIELLQNCVIFNDKAHTFLTSKEGREEHQLYLKNGEPMLFGANKDKGIRLKGTKLEVVKIGVNGITMQDILVHDAYEQDPGIHLMLAKMAPPHFPVALGVIRSAMYPTFDDLVQDQIDYAKHTSPIKCVDDLLNSGEVIDIK; this is encoded by the coding sequence GGCGGTAATCACCTGATACACATGATCAGGAGAAACCTGGATGTAAATTTATTGCTATTCAACAATCAGATTTATGCGCTGACCAAAGGCCAGTATTCCCCTACCACCCCCATGGGACAAATTACGAAAACCTCCCCTCAGGGGACTATCGAACATCCCTTTAACGCCGGAGAGCTTGTTATGGGAGCCCAGGGTACTTTCTTTGCAAGGGTTGTAGATACTAATCCTCAAATGATGACAGAGGCCATGTTTGAGGCCGCCAAGCATGATGGCACCAGCATCATTGAGCTACTGCAGAATTGCGTTATTTTTAACGATAAAGCTCATACATTCCTTACTTCCAAAGAAGGCAGGGAAGAACATCAGCTATATCTGAAAAATGGAGAGCCCATGCTTTTCGGAGCCAATAAAGATAAAGGGATCAGATTGAAAGGCACTAAACTGGAAGTCGTAAAGATCGGAGTAAATGGGATTACAATGCAAGACATACTGGTTCACGATGCTTATGAACAGGATCCCGGAATTCACCTGATGCTTGCAAAAATGGCACCCCCTCATTTCCCGGTAGCTCTGGGTGTAATCCGCTCGGCCATGTACCCGACTTTTGATGATCTGGTACAGGATCAGATTGATTATGCAAAGCATACCTCCCCGATCAAGTGTGTGGACGACCTGCTCAACAGTGGAGAAGTAATTGATATAAAATAG